The sequence below is a genomic window from Lolium perenne isolate Kyuss_39 chromosome 4, Kyuss_2.0, whole genome shotgun sequence.
ccgccgccgcctagcTTTAGCGGTTCTACCAAAGGTCCAGGTGGGATTTGAAAAAACTTTGCCCAATACGTGCTTATATAGATGCACGGATTAAGATCCAGCAAACCGAGTCCTACTAGATCCTGGAAAGAACCCAACCACTACGGAAATTCGGAAACTAACCCAAACTTTTTCCCGACCTTTAGCGAAAACCCCGAGACAGCAGGTACCCACGCGCAGAAACGTCTCTGCCGGCCATGGACGAAGAAGACGTGATCGGTCGGTCCGAAGCTGCGTTACTCCAGCCGGACGATGGCAGTAGACCTTGACGCTTGATGTGCTGAATTAGCCGCTTTGAGTCTAGATGAAAATGGCGAGGCATTTGGGATGTGGAAACAGCAGCCACCATTTTCATGGAAACTCAAGCAGCTGCTGAAACAATTTTTCCTCCGTTACTTCTTCCCAAGATGGCAATCAAAAGTAATCACGATCGACAGATTTTATAAAATTGGAGCGTAGGTAAACAGAACTATGCCCATCAAGTGATCTGGTTACAACGTCTGCATGACTTTGGATTGGCCAACATTTCATTGAATCCGTCATTTGCTACTTAATTAAAGCCCGAAACAAACATACAACCACCGAAGGTTGAACGAATAAATATTCAAACCACAATACATATACATAATGTTTTTAAACTATTACACGATCAAAGATCCACAAACCACGCCTATCGTTttgagagagaaaaaaaaaacaattcaGGCCTATCACACTGCACTGTCTATGGCAATGAGACTCTCGATGCAAGGAACTACATCGACAAAGCAAGTGCATCGATGCACATACTTTATGGTGCTTGACCCAGGTCCATCATACTTTAGGCCATCCAAGCGAGCCACATCCTCTGTTTTCTGACTTTGGAAATCATACTGGAAGACACGATGCCGATCCACCAAAAGCAACCCATGGTGTGAAATTGCTATGGTGAGGGAGGGCTCAATATGAAGGACGTATCGGCGATCCCACTGTGGGTTCACGGCGTCATTTGTCATCCACATCACCATCCGCTGCGAAGAGTCAAACTGAGCTAGGCACAATTCACCGTCTAGCACATTTAAGGTGAATTCATCGCCGTCGTCAAGACCAGGGCATGGAGGGTGCATAACAAAGCTAAATACTTCGTCTTTTAAGCAGAAGCGAAGCAATCGGCACTCCGGGGGTGGCATGAGAATAAGCTCGTCGAGGGTCCAAAAAAGAGAGCCTTGGAAGAATGTAGCGGTTTGGTAATCGGAAATAGGGTACGGTGGATCTGCAACGGGGCTCCTCCAGGCTCTGGCAGTTTCAGTGATCGTACATATCTCCATTCCCATGCGGGACAGATCTGATGGATAGGAAAAGAACCGGACAACCTTGTAGTTGTTTGTAGACGGATCGAGACCAAGGCCGACGATGGAGCGGAATATGGAGGATGGCGAGAGCATTTCGCGGGTGCTCTCGGGCAGCGTGAGAAGCTCCCTGGTGGAGGGGTTGAGGACGTACATCTTGGTGTCCGTGGGAATTAGCACGAGTCCGTTGCAATGCCCAAGCATGTAGACTTGCACTGGAGCGGAGTCTCGTTGGAGGTCCAGCGTGTACACGAGCCTCGCGTTGTCTTGACCCTTACGCCATCGGTATAGTCGATTTTGTTTGGCTCTTTTTTTGCTGTAAATCCGGGCTGATCGGGAAGGACGGGTGGCGCCGGTGGTCGGAGAATGAGCGCCGGAGGTGCGTGCTGATGAAGGATCGGCCGGAGATGGTGGCGTGCCAGGTCCTGCACACCGACTTGAACCGCAGGAGCGATCTCACCGGGAGGCGAACGAGGATCTCTGATATAAGGTCACCTGGAATCTCAGGGAGGCGGGTTGGCCTGCATAACCTCTTATGATTTGGCATAAATCCCGTCTTGTTTGTGGTCTTCATGTACATTGTAGCGTACAATGAACACAAATAAACAGTACGATTGTGCTGGAGCGCGTTGCTGGGTGCAAAGATATAGGCACGGAGATCCTAGACTGGATCGGGCTCGGTTTCGAAGTTCGAACCGGGAGATTGCTGGTTGAAATAGAAAGCTGATCCTGTCTTTTGAACGGAGAAAGTACTGACGGGAGCAACTTGCCTCTCCGCCTCGTCGGCCGTCTTACGGCTGATTTGCCGCTGCCCACCTTGGCAGATTCCTCACCTACGCCGCTGAGATTCCTACTGACGTCGTTGCGGAAAGAAGAGTACGAAACGCAGACCGTTGGAGATGTGCGCATTCAGATCCGTAGCTAGCAAACCGAGTCCAAAACGCTCACGTGTTCCCATGTCGATCGAGCGAGAACGCAACCACACCGGAAACGATCGATCGGCGAGCTACACGTTTCCTGCGCTTGATCGGTCACCGACGTGGGTACCGGGCGGGCGGGCGGATGGATGGATCCGCTTCCGATCCATACAGTTAATTAATTCGTGGAATCATTGACAGCTGTCCCTCAAACGCAGCACGCACGGCGGCATGCGCGCCCGAGTTAATCAACTTGcctaattcgcaaaaaaaaaaaagagttaaTCAACTTGCCCATTCAATTCACGTACGCGCGGTGAGTCGTCCATATCTCTCTCTCGTCACGTTTCCGCTCGCTCGCACGACCAATCCAAGGACCCGTTCGTCTTGATATTTTTTTTTTTGGGCTCTCCCTCGCCTCGCTGTACATCGATCAAGCGTACTAGCAACCAAGGAGACGTGTTTCTTATGGGTCTGATCGATCCCTGACGTTTTCATGTACAGTacaaacaacaacaagaagaaaatGAACAGGTCAAATCGGTGGGCTTAATTTTTCGTTGCATTCGAAAACTAAACACCAGTACTGTACATTAATTACCAGCTAGCTCACTTCACACGCGCGCGCAACGAAACCCTGTTTTGGCTGAacttgttttttatttatttatttgttcGCTGCCTGAACTTGTTTTCGATTGCACATGAAATAGAATTCATGTacaaacaacaacaagaagaaaatGAACGCCATATAGAACAGCATATTTTTTAAAAAGGCGCGCGGAATTGCATTTCATTTCTATAGTTCATGCGTAAATTCAACTACATTTACACAAAAAGCAAGCCGAATTAGCAAATTTCGAGCAAAAGATCTGCCGCCACGGCAACCTAGAACACAAAATCGGCTCCGGGATACTCACCGGAGCCCTGTACCATGGCGGCGGCGCGTCGGAGTGGCCACGTCACTCcgtgtcgctgccgacgtcgacaAACACCCGGCCCTGCTAATCCGCGATGTGCCGCAATTCGTCGGCCTTGTCCGCGTCGCCCTAGCTCGAGCGCAAGACGAGGCCAACCACCGTGTCGAGGTCGCGCTCCTCGATGAAGTCGCCCAGCGCGAGCCTCGCGTTCACGCCAAGCTGCGGGAGGAAGCGCTCCAGCTACGCGTTGTCGAGGTAGTCCCCGGGCACGAACTGCGGATGCGCGCCGCGTCGAACTTGATCTTCTCCACCTCTGTCTTCTCGCCGTGAACGAGCGGAGGACCTTCCGCCGCGGCCTATCTGGCCGTCCCCGCGCTCATGCCCCGCCACCATCGTTGCCGGCGGGAGGTGGGGACGCTCGATCTACACGCGGCCTAGTCGATTGCTCCCCACGGTTGTCGGCCGTCTAGTCACACTCTCAAGTCTAGCTAGGAGAATCGTGATCGATGATGGGTGCATGTGACTCAACTAGCTAGTTGGTATAAGCAAGACCATGCTAGTACAACAATTGATGATATATTGGGAAAATATCTAGTGATACCACACATTCCATGATATCGTACTATACCACTTCTGAAAATTTCAGATTTATAAGTGTAAAAAAAATCAAAGTAAATTTTGGGGTGTGTATAAGTCCTCTCAAATTTCCGTAAATTCCACAACAAAAAATCAAAGTAGATTTATAAGTCCTCTCAAATTTCCGCAACTTCCATAACAAAAACCGAAATACACAAAGAAACAAAAAAGGACAAATTGCAATATGAATAGTGTCAAtttgttttttgtcttttttgacaCTATTCATGTTGGATTTGTCTTTTTTATTTTCCTCCGCGTGTTTTTTGAATTTGGTTTTGCAAATTCTATAGAGTGTAAGCACACATGAATTGTGGACTATATTTACCCATGTACAATTGATGACATGCATGCAAATAAATCCCATCCCTTTTACCGATGCGTCGCTTGATTTACTTTACTCCAAATCAAGTACTGCTACTACTcaggtcaaaaaaaaaaagtactgCTACTACTCTAGCTGGTGGCAGGCACGCGGGGTATTATTGCCGGAGAACCATGGTATAGTCGATTCGTCTACAATACGCACGCGCAAAGCAACCCAGCGCTCGCGATCCCTTTTGCGCCGCCCGATTCCGGCTGGCTCCGGCGATGGCTCGCGCTGCTGAGCCCCTCCCCGACACCACTTCCTCCTTCTCCACCAACTACATGGCGAAGAATATTCGATCTGCAGCACCCCCGACGAGTCCTAGTCCGTGCGCTCGATCCTGGCTACCCAACTCCCGATGCAGCTCGCCGCCCCGGTGAACAGATCACCCCGCGCGCCGGCTGGGACCCCAACGTCGGAAGGGCCGCCTCCCTGGGTCCCCTCCTCCGGTGGGGACGAGTATGGCGACGCAAAATTGTACGGCCACCGGCCACGGCCGGTGGGAGGAGCGGGGCCAGCAAATGCTCGAGGTGGCGGGTCTGATGCCGGCGTTCACGGGGAGCTTTTGTCGCCGACTTCCCCGACCACCTCCCCGAGATGCCGCCCGCCACCACGCCCCCGGCCTCCTGCCCCCGGCCACCGCTCCGAACTGCCGCTGACGGACACCTCCCCAACAAGCTGTCGAGTGAGCTCCTATTCCCCTCCTGCATCAGTtcttgccaaaaaaaaaaaaatcgttcttctttttctctttgaGTTGATTAATTATGTAGGGGCTTGACCTTGTTTTATGCAATTTTCAAGTATTAACAACAGAGAGCAATTTTATAATACCCTGGTACTCCACCTGGGTGATAAGGAGTATCGGTCAAATCTATTCGTTGATCCATAGGGGTATTTTATGGTTATTAAAACAATCTTCTtctgacgaggaagaccatgcaGTACTACAGTCTATAGTATCAATCGTATGAATTGTGTACAGCGAAACACATGCTTATGTTTCAAGACGGCAGCGGTGGTAACTCCGGCATCGAACGACGTGGCTAACTTTCCGTGCATTGGGGTATTTTCGGCGATAACTCCTTCGAGTACCAGTAATCCTCTACCATTGGATCTCAAATAATAGACGGTTAATAATAATTTAGGGGCACCGTAAATGTGCTCACAACGTAAGATGTTTTTCTAGCTCTCTCTGTCTATGTGGTGATGCAGTGATGAACTTAGTGTCCGTGCAGATGAAGTACATCTGTCCTCAAAAATATCTGCAAAGCATTACATAGGTAACATGAATACGATTCTTGTAATGTGGGATTCTGGGCCAGTTTCCTTCCTTGATGACAGAAATTATCATTCTAAAGGAAAAGCTTGAGAATCTTTTCTGTTCTTGATTTGATTTTGACTCCTGAAACATGAGTCAAATCCAAATGTTCGTTAGGAAACTTTGTGTGTCTTCTCTTTTCAATATTTATCTCTGTTTTGTTAGTTCAACCACATAAAAGACTTACCTTTAAGAGTGTGCTAAGTTGACTTCAAAATCATACGTGCATGCCTTTTAATATTTATAGTTTACTACATGTTGTGGATGAAGTCCTTGAAATTTAGCTCGCTAGATAATTTGATAAGTGCATCTGTTGGATAAGATGCTAGAATTTTATGGTACATGCACATCAATCTAATCTAAAACTGTTTACTAGGCGAGATTAATGTGTTGATATTATTTTTTTCTGTGATCTAAGACTGTTTTTACATGTTGCGAGATCAATGTTTTGATATTATTATATTTATATAACTAGGATGTTGATATTGACTATAGAGCGTATGGAAGTGCTCATTAAAAACATCAAGCATGTAGTGTTGTAAGATAAATGTAAATAGCTTGGGTAGGATAAGGGTCCGAAGATTGCGAATAGGTTGCTCAACCCAATATACTGGCCTTCAGAGCCTAATACCTTACCTGGTTGAATGGTTTTGCTTTCGTAAGGAAGAGAGACTTGAACCCTAATTCTTGCCATTCGGTGTGTCTCCTGCATAAGCTGGCAAATTCTTGCCATTCGGTGTGACTGGTACATGCCTCCTGCATAAGCTGGCCACACAGTGTGTCAATAACAACATGGCTACCATGGACTAGAAACTTTAAGGACTATATCTCCTAGTCATGGTTATTTATGTCCATTTGATTTGTCCTTTTCTTTCAGCAGCTTTGGCACCAAACAACATTTGTAGTTGTGTAAATTGCCTGATTTTACACGCTTTCTTGCA
It includes:
- the LOC127347094 gene encoding F-box protein At3g07870-like encodes the protein MYVLNPSTRELLTLPESTREMLSPSSIFRSIVGLGLDPSTNNYKVVRFFSYPSDLSRMGMEICTITETARAWRSPVADPPYPISDYQTATFFQGSLFWTLDELILMPPPECRLLRFCLKDEVFSFVMHPPCPGLDDGDEFTLNVLDGELCLAQFDSSQRMVMWMTNDAVNPQWDRRYVLHIEPSLTIAISHHGLLLVDRHRVFQYDFQSQKTEDVARLDGLKYDGPGSSTIKYVHRCTCFVDVVPCIESLIAIDSAV